The following are from one region of the Actinoplanes sp. L3-i22 genome:
- a CDS encoding sensor domain-containing protein — MDKRWIVGRMRGGVDALKHLGGGLGTSLLALATLIGLVPVALGCLLGLGRLLVPRALPAVRFVADRERTRLTRWGPAIIGAPPLPATAREALRDSTVRREVAWLAVHGTLGFLLGVAGISLPVYVIEDVTFPLWYRAIDASVGGPGMIWWRIGGLADALGVLLVGVVCAVLAVTLGPSLARLQAAPGRRLLPPTGDVDLALRVAELTATRAGALDAHAAELRRIERSLHDGTQNRLVALNVLVGAARRALDRNPDAAADILDRAQDAAELALSELRAVVRAILPPVLDDRGLAGALDGLAGTCAVPCRLEVDVPGRCAVSVEATAYFVVAEALTNVVKHSGAAEVSVTVRRDGDRLRVRIVDDGRGGAAEADGTGLAGIRRRVEAYDGDFRLISPAGGPTTMDVELPCGS; from the coding sequence GTGGATAAACGCTGGATCGTCGGGAGGATGCGGGGCGGCGTCGATGCGCTCAAGCACCTCGGCGGCGGTCTGGGCACCTCGTTGCTGGCGCTCGCGACGCTGATCGGGCTGGTCCCGGTGGCGCTCGGCTGCCTGCTCGGACTGGGGCGGCTGCTGGTGCCGCGCGCGCTGCCGGCGGTGCGCTTCGTGGCTGATCGGGAACGGACACGACTGACCCGCTGGGGACCGGCGATCATCGGGGCGCCGCCACTGCCGGCGACCGCCCGTGAGGCGTTGCGCGACAGCACTGTGCGGCGCGAGGTCGCGTGGCTGGCCGTCCACGGCACGCTGGGGTTTCTGCTCGGCGTGGCGGGGATCTCGCTGCCGGTCTACGTGATCGAGGACGTGACGTTTCCGTTGTGGTACCGGGCGATCGATGCGTCGGTGGGCGGGCCCGGGATGATCTGGTGGCGGATCGGCGGGCTTGCCGACGCGCTCGGGGTGCTGCTGGTCGGCGTGGTGTGCGCGGTGCTCGCCGTGACGCTGGGGCCGAGCCTCGCGCGGCTGCAGGCGGCACCGGGCCGGCGACTGCTCCCGCCGACCGGGGACGTCGACCTGGCGCTGCGGGTCGCCGAGCTCACTGCCACCCGCGCCGGGGCCCTCGACGCGCACGCCGCCGAGCTGCGCCGCATCGAGCGGTCCCTGCACGACGGTACGCAGAATCGCCTGGTCGCGCTGAATGTGCTGGTCGGCGCGGCCCGCCGGGCGCTGGACCGCAACCCGGACGCGGCCGCGGACATTCTCGACCGGGCGCAGGACGCCGCCGAGCTCGCGCTGTCCGAACTGCGGGCGGTGGTGCGGGCGATCCTGCCGCCGGTGCTCGACGACCGGGGCCTGGCCGGCGCGCTCGACGGCCTCGCCGGGACGTGCGCGGTGCCGTGCCGGCTCGAGGTCGACGTGCCCGGCCGATGTGCGGTTTCGGTCGAGGCGACGGCGTACTTCGTGGTTGCCGAGGCGCTGACCAACGTGGTCAAACACAGCGGCGCGGCGGAAGTTTCCGTCACCGTGCGGCGCGACGGCGATCGGCTGCGCGTGCGGATCGTCGACGACGGGCGCGGCGGCGCGGCCGAGGCCGACGGCACCGGGCTCGCCGGGATCCGGCGGCGCGTCGAGGCCTACGATGGCGACTTCCGGCTGATCAGCCCGGCGGGCGGGCCGACGACGATGGACGTGGAGCTGCCGTGCGGATCGTGA
- a CDS encoding C39 family peptidase: MKVSTRTGPTASYREWTAAELSSGDGYGVRLDAPDGVEDGEDFLHWTSALISPGFAVGELVPSWAAHTPGSSRLRVEARGVATGGTLTRWYNLGHWSEHERTSITGQGDQDGRVDTDTLIAAGDGWQSVQMRITLLRPHGSKEIPVLHRAGLLMSRASNSASPPTRVPLPGASFSRTLSEAPHSGAVAQESSADDSGRAHGVVLDVPAYAQYLHADHGGRGWCSPTSIAMVLDFWGVGPGPEELLDLPADHPDPQVDHAAAHVHDPAYGFGNWSFNVAHAARRGLIAFVTRLGSLTEAEKFIAAGVPLILSSNGHVVVLAGFTTGGDPVLNDPAANADADVRRTVPRSDFEHSWLSTSRGICYVLHPPTVARPHQSDEQTNW; encoded by the coding sequence GTGAAAGTTTCCACCAGGACCGGTCCCACTGCCTCCTATCGGGAGTGGACCGCGGCAGAGCTGAGCAGCGGCGACGGCTACGGCGTACGCCTGGACGCCCCGGACGGCGTTGAGGACGGCGAAGATTTTCTTCACTGGACCTCAGCGCTGATCAGCCCGGGGTTCGCCGTGGGCGAGCTGGTGCCGTCATGGGCGGCCCATACGCCCGGCTCGAGCCGACTCCGGGTCGAGGCGCGCGGGGTAGCCACGGGCGGCACGCTCACCCGGTGGTACAACCTCGGGCACTGGTCCGAGCACGAGCGAACCTCGATCACCGGCCAAGGTGACCAGGACGGACGAGTCGACACCGACACGCTGATCGCGGCCGGCGACGGGTGGCAGTCCGTGCAGATGCGAATCACTCTGCTGCGGCCGCACGGCTCGAAGGAAATTCCCGTCCTGCATCGGGCGGGCCTGCTGATGTCCCGAGCGTCGAACTCCGCGTCCCCGCCGACGAGGGTGCCGCTTCCCGGAGCATCGTTTTCCAGGACGCTGTCCGAGGCACCGCATTCCGGAGCCGTGGCGCAGGAATCTTCCGCCGACGACTCCGGACGGGCGCACGGCGTCGTGCTGGACGTCCCCGCCTACGCCCAGTACCTGCACGCCGACCACGGCGGCCGCGGCTGGTGCAGTCCGACGTCGATCGCGATGGTGCTGGACTTCTGGGGCGTCGGCCCCGGCCCCGAGGAACTGCTCGACCTGCCGGCCGACCACCCCGACCCACAGGTGGATCACGCCGCCGCGCACGTGCACGACCCCGCGTACGGATTCGGGAACTGGTCCTTCAACGTCGCCCACGCCGCCCGCCGCGGCCTGATCGCCTTCGTCACCCGACTGGGTTCGCTCACCGAGGCGGAGAAGTTCATCGCCGCCGGAGTGCCCCTGATCCTGTCCTCCAACGGTCACGTGGTCGTCCTGGCCGGCTTCACCACCGGCGGCGATCCGGTCCTCAACGACCCCGCCGCGAACGCCGACGCCGACGTTCGCCGCACCGTCCCGAGGTCCGATTTCGAACACTCCTGGCTGTCGACCAGCCGCGGCATCTGCTACGTCCTGCACCCGCCGACCGTCGCCCGCCCGCACCAGAGCGACGAGCAGACCAACTGGTAA
- a CDS encoding trypsin-like serine protease, producing MPRLLATLLITALIVLTGAEPASAIAYGENVSDGAYAFSARLTMTGIPTDDHGSRDSWCSGALIAPTWVITAGHCFRDAGGKRVSRTVAVRTTVTVGRTVLGKSGGHEVGVVAVRQSESADVALVKLSAAITDIEPLRVGDTPPAPGEKVRLTGYGLADTGSTTPDRLQTGRFAVDRVGDAVLEISGRAPQRATSACPHDSGGPYFRENPPVLVAVVSSGPTCPHEGPDLSARTDNLAGWITGTTTAEPGFFDNMVVRLAGVALLIVIAAVLLVRSRRAGVRDGRRRHRAPAGV from the coding sequence GTGCCCCGTCTTTTGGCGACCCTGCTCATAACCGCGCTGATCGTGCTGACCGGTGCCGAGCCGGCCTCGGCGATCGCCTACGGCGAGAACGTCAGCGACGGCGCCTACGCGTTCTCGGCCCGGCTGACCATGACCGGCATCCCGACCGACGACCACGGCAGCCGCGACAGCTGGTGCTCGGGTGCGCTGATCGCCCCCACGTGGGTGATCACCGCCGGGCACTGTTTCCGGGACGCCGGTGGCAAGCGGGTGAGCCGCACCGTCGCGGTGCGCACGACCGTGACCGTCGGGCGGACGGTGCTCGGGAAATCCGGCGGCCACGAGGTCGGCGTCGTCGCGGTCCGCCAATCGGAGAGCGCCGACGTCGCGCTGGTAAAACTTTCCGCCGCCATCACCGACATCGAGCCGCTCCGGGTCGGCGACACGCCGCCGGCGCCGGGGGAGAAGGTCCGGCTGACCGGGTACGGCCTGGCGGACACCGGATCCACCACCCCTGATCGTCTGCAGACCGGGCGGTTCGCCGTCGACCGGGTCGGCGACGCCGTCCTGGAGATCTCCGGCCGGGCGCCGCAGCGAGCCACCAGCGCCTGCCCGCACGACTCCGGTGGCCCGTACTTCCGGGAGAACCCGCCGGTGCTGGTGGCCGTGGTGAGCAGCGGTCCCACCTGCCCGCACGAGGGGCCGGATCTGAGCGCGCGGACCGACAACCTGGCCGGCTGGATCACCGGGACGACCACCGCCGAACCGGGTTTCTTCGACAACATGGTGGTCCGCCTCGCCGGCGTCGCGCTGCTGATCGTCATCGCAGCCGTGCTGCTTGTCCGGTCACGGCGGGCGGGCGTGCGTGACGGGCGACGGCGGCACCGCGCTCCGGCCGGAGTCTGA
- a CDS encoding response regulator transcription factor: MRIVIAEDDALLREGLALLLRAEGLTVVATAENPGAFLSAIDEHRPDVAIVDVRMPPTHTDEGIVAAVEARRRLPELAVLVLSAYVEPAFATDLLAQGSAKVGYLLKERVGRVGEFLDALHRVVSGGTAVDPEVIGQLLARSRPDGSLARLSPRERDVLALMAEGLGNTAIAEKLVITEGAVHKHIRSIFSKLGLAPDDRADRRVTAVLRFLDAAR; the protein is encoded by the coding sequence GTGCGGATCGTGATCGCCGAGGACGACGCCCTGCTGCGCGAGGGTTTGGCGCTGCTGCTGCGGGCCGAGGGCCTCACGGTCGTCGCGACCGCGGAGAACCCGGGTGCGTTTCTTTCCGCCATCGACGAGCATCGCCCGGATGTCGCCATCGTCGACGTGCGGATGCCGCCGACCCATACCGACGAGGGGATCGTCGCGGCGGTCGAGGCCCGCCGCCGGCTTCCGGAGCTGGCGGTGCTGGTGCTTTCCGCGTACGTCGAGCCGGCGTTCGCCACGGATCTGCTGGCGCAGGGCTCGGCGAAGGTCGGCTACCTGCTGAAGGAACGGGTCGGGCGGGTCGGGGAGTTCCTGGACGCGCTGCACCGGGTGGTGTCCGGTGGGACGGCGGTCGATCCGGAGGTGATCGGGCAGTTGCTGGCGCGGTCCCGGCCGGACGGATCGCTGGCGCGGCTCAGTCCGCGGGAGCGGGACGTGCTCGCGTTGATGGCCGAAGGGCTGGGGAATACTGCGATCGCGGAGAAGCTCGTGATTACCGAGGGTGCGGTTCACAAACACATTCGCAGTATTTTCTCGAAGTTGGGGCTGGCTCCGGACGATCGCGCTGATCGGCGGGTGACCGCGGTTCTGCGGTTTTTGGACGCTGCACGCTGA
- a CDS encoding response regulator transcription factor produces the protein MRVLVAEDERILADTVAEGLRRFSMAVDVVYDGDSAAERLGVNRYDVAVLDRDLPGRSGDDVCRMIAGSGTGTRVLMLTAAVGIRDRVEGLGLGADDYLTKPFAFAELVARLQALSRRSVTALPPVLEQDGVVLDVTRHTATRDGLVLALSPKEFAVLHVLLRAEGRLVSAEDLLEQAWDEHADPFTNTVRVTIMTLRRKLGDPPLIHTVPRVGYRLGS, from the coding sequence GTGCGGGTACTGGTCGCCGAGGACGAGCGGATTCTGGCCGACACGGTCGCCGAAGGGCTGCGCCGGTTCTCGATGGCCGTCGACGTCGTCTACGACGGTGACAGCGCCGCCGAACGGCTCGGCGTCAACCGTTATGACGTCGCCGTCCTCGACCGCGACCTGCCCGGGCGCAGCGGCGACGACGTCTGCCGGATGATCGCCGGCTCGGGCACCGGCACCCGGGTGCTGATGCTGACCGCCGCCGTCGGCATCCGCGACCGCGTCGAGGGCCTGGGGCTGGGCGCCGACGACTACCTGACGAAACCTTTCGCCTTCGCCGAGCTGGTCGCCCGCCTGCAGGCGTTGTCGCGACGCTCGGTCACCGCGCTGCCGCCGGTGCTGGAGCAGGACGGCGTGGTGCTCGACGTCACCCGGCACACCGCCACCCGCGACGGGCTGGTGCTGGCACTGTCCCCGAAGGAATTTGCCGTCCTGCACGTGCTGCTGCGCGCCGAGGGCCGGCTCGTCAGCGCCGAGGACCTGCTCGAACAGGCCTGGGACGAACACGCCGACCCGTTCACCAACACCGTCCGGGTAACGATCATGACGTTGCGCCGCAAGCTCGGCGACCCGCCGCTGATCCACACCGTTCCCCGCGTCGGCTACCGGCTCGGCTCGTGA
- a CDS encoding YcxB family protein: MHGELLIDYATYRRMELNEPRPLIRLIVGRLFALFIAGSGVWWALNGAFTINSVYAVLFGAGIIGLQEGLLALTWRLQRRQYAEPVRYEVTNEGAAVHSSTGTKRVEWANVARVHRGRHAWSVKGEFGALAFVIPRAAFTPEDSRTINDFFLAHPEFAG, encoded by the coding sequence ATGCACGGGGAACTGCTCATCGACTACGCCACATACCGCCGCATGGAGCTCAACGAGCCCCGGCCTCTCATCCGGCTCATCGTCGGCCGCCTCTTCGCCCTGTTCATCGCCGGATCCGGCGTGTGGTGGGCGCTGAACGGCGCATTCACCATCAATTCGGTCTACGCGGTCCTCTTCGGCGCCGGCATCATCGGCCTTCAGGAGGGACTTCTCGCGTTGACCTGGCGCCTGCAGCGCCGCCAATACGCCGAGCCGGTCCGCTACGAGGTGACGAACGAGGGCGCGGCGGTGCACTCGTCGACCGGCACCAAACGGGTCGAATGGGCGAACGTCGCGCGCGTGCACCGGGGCCGGCATGCCTGGTCCGTCAAAGGCGAATTCGGCGCATTGGCTTTCGTGATTCCGCGGGCGGCATTCACGCCCGAGGACAGCCGCACCATCAACGACTTCTTCCTGGCACACCCGGAGTTCGCAGGCTGA
- a CDS encoding YbjN domain-containing protein, which translates to MPSWHELREHARTQYQVDKMEDDWFSVLWSLNAEGRTQRIVVSRYEAYEQEWVEFRSYLCAESEMSPRVALRKNDSLNIGALALDKDGDYSLIHRAAIATLDQQEFALPLQAIALIADRFEDEHTAKDAY; encoded by the coding sequence ATGCCGAGTTGGCACGAGCTTCGTGAGCACGCGCGCACGCAGTACCAGGTGGACAAGATGGAGGACGACTGGTTCAGCGTGCTGTGGTCGCTGAACGCCGAGGGCCGCACGCAGCGCATCGTGGTCAGCCGCTACGAGGCGTACGAGCAAGAATGGGTTGAATTTCGCAGTTATCTCTGTGCCGAGAGCGAGATGAGCCCTCGGGTGGCGTTGCGCAAGAACGACTCGCTCAACATCGGTGCGCTCGCCCTCGACAAGGACGGGGACTATTCGCTGATCCATCGTGCGGCGATCGCCACTCTGGACCAGCAGGAATTCGCGCTGCCGCTGCAGGCGATCGCGCTGATCGCGGACCGTTTCGAGGACGAGCACACCGCCAAGGACGCGTACTGA
- a CDS encoding SAM-dependent methyltransferase — MDEIDPTVAHPARRYNYWLGGTDNFAADRASGDELEKLFPKVRLGALANRALLGRATRFLAADAGIRQFLDIGTGLPTVDNTHEVAQRHAPSSRVVYVDNDPLVAVHAQSLLNSSSAGRTSYIESDLNDPEAILGHPALQATLDLTQPVGLMLIAVLHFIHGDGAAKPIVEHLLDALPAGSYLVATHATSDFGTPQQQALYRQLVEQGRSDVWTRPRDEFAGLFDGLELVDPGVVPASEWRPEPGTDIPDRSDINVWTAVGRKP, encoded by the coding sequence GTGGACGAGATCGACCCGACTGTCGCGCATCCCGCCCGGCGCTACAACTACTGGCTGGGCGGTACCGACAACTTCGCCGCGGACCGGGCCTCCGGGGACGAATTGGAGAAACTTTTTCCCAAGGTGCGTCTCGGGGCGCTTGCCAACCGGGCGCTCCTGGGCCGGGCCACGCGGTTCCTGGCCGCCGACGCCGGGATTCGGCAGTTTCTCGACATCGGGACCGGGCTGCCGACCGTGGACAACACGCACGAGGTGGCGCAGCGACACGCCCCGTCGAGCCGGGTGGTGTACGTCGACAACGACCCGCTGGTCGCGGTCCACGCGCAGTCCTTGCTGAACAGCAGTTCGGCGGGGCGAACGTCGTACATCGAATCGGATTTGAATGATCCTGAAGCGATCCTCGGTCACCCGGCGCTGCAGGCGACGCTCGATCTGACGCAGCCGGTCGGGCTGATGCTGATCGCGGTGCTGCACTTCATCCACGGCGACGGGGCCGCCAAGCCGATCGTCGAGCACCTGCTCGACGCGCTGCCCGCGGGCAGCTATCTGGTCGCCACGCACGCCACCTCGGACTTCGGCACGCCGCAGCAGCAGGCCCTCTACCGTCAGTTGGTCGAGCAGGGCCGCTCGGACGTGTGGACCCGGCCTCGGGACGAGTTCGCCGGCCTCTTCGACGGCCTGGAACTGGTCGATCCCGGTGTGGTTCCGGCGAGCGAGTGGCGCCCGGAGCCCGGCACGGACATTCCCGATCGTTCCGACATCAACGTGTGGACCGCCGTGGGCCGCAAGCCCTGA
- a CDS encoding FadR/GntR family transcriptional regulator, producing MPSLNRSTSLAQQVADQLRRRIADGEFPVGALLPTEMELTQELGVSRNSVREGLRALVHAGLLGAKAGYGTFVTATSDLAPTLARRMEQDRRADVAEVRLLLEREGARLAATRATEQQIEDLRAALAARLAATDGPGYASADIAFHRLLLEASGNALLAELYRGSGGNEQALLHFHAPGVDFAAARPGLRDVDAAHAAIVAAIAARDPGAAASAAEHMVQLVQEDENDHH from the coding sequence ATGCCGAGCCTGAATCGCAGCACCTCCCTGGCGCAGCAGGTCGCCGACCAACTGCGCCGCCGCATCGCCGACGGCGAGTTCCCGGTCGGCGCCCTGCTGCCCACCGAGATGGAGCTGACCCAGGAGCTCGGCGTCAGCCGCAACAGCGTCCGGGAGGGTCTGCGCGCGCTCGTGCACGCCGGCCTGCTGGGCGCGAAGGCCGGCTACGGCACGTTCGTGACCGCCACCAGCGATCTCGCCCCGACCCTGGCCCGCCGGATGGAGCAGGACCGCCGCGCCGACGTCGCGGAGGTGCGCCTGCTGCTGGAGCGCGAGGGCGCCCGGCTGGCCGCCACGCGCGCCACCGAGCAGCAGATCGAGGACCTGCGCGCGGCGCTGGCCGCGCGCCTGGCCGCGACCGACGGCCCGGGTTACGCCAGTGCCGACATCGCGTTCCACCGGCTGCTGCTCGAGGCCTCCGGCAACGCCCTGCTCGCCGAGCTGTACCGGGGCTCCGGCGGCAACGAGCAGGCGCTGCTGCACTTCCACGCGCCCGGCGTCGACTTCGCGGCCGCCCGGCCTGGGCTGCGCGACGTCGACGCCGCGCACGCCGCGATCGTGGCGGCGATCGCGGCCCGCGATCCGGGCGCCGCCGCCTCCGCCGCCGAACACATGGTCCAGCTCGTACAGGAAGACGAAAATGATCATCACTGA
- a CDS encoding DUF1697 domain-containing protein: MGEVKTFLILLRGINVGGKNKVPMADLRNFLEGLGFLDVSTYIASGNVVLTSDLKADQVADRIEATLPGAFKLDSELIKVLVLTRDQLQAVVDDRPKGFGDQPDKYHSDAIFLMGIKSAEAMPIFNPREGVDRVWPGNGVVYSERLSAQRTKSRLSSMMASPLYKSMTVRNWNTTVKLLEMLNARGAQEGN; encoded by the coding sequence ATGGGCGAGGTGAAGACGTTCCTGATTCTTTTACGCGGCATCAATGTCGGCGGCAAGAACAAGGTTCCGATGGCTGACCTGAGAAATTTCCTGGAAGGGCTCGGGTTTCTCGACGTCTCAACCTATATCGCCAGTGGCAACGTGGTCTTGACGTCGGACCTGAAGGCTGACCAGGTGGCGGACCGGATCGAAGCGACCCTGCCCGGGGCTTTCAAGCTTGACAGCGAACTGATCAAAGTCCTGGTCCTCACGCGTGATCAACTCCAGGCCGTCGTGGACGACAGGCCGAAGGGCTTCGGCGACCAGCCGGACAAGTACCACAGCGACGCGATTTTTCTGATGGGCATCAAGTCCGCCGAGGCGATGCCCATATTCAATCCACGCGAAGGCGTCGACAGGGTCTGGCCGGGTAATGGTGTCGTCTATTCGGAGCGTCTCAGCGCGCAGCGAACAAAGAGCCGGCTGAGCTCGATGATGGCGTCGCCGCTCTACAAGTCGATGACTGTTCGCAACTGGAACACCACGGTCAAATTGCTGGAGATGCTCAATGCCAGAGGTGCGCAGGAGGGGAATTAG
- a CDS encoding HAMP domain-containing sensor histidine kinase: MNIGSPARRMLLVGIFLLTAAQILPWVAERVLRLASTFIPSPCALPVNGSPGADSSYLCTQFFRHPSIPTTLVRLLLLAGLVACCVPLIRWCLRPVRDLVPLIADVGPQNLGHRLRPGADGDDVARLGRAIDEMMDRIAVGYEAQRRFAADASHELRTPLAVQRTLIEVSMAHTLTAEQMALLTAQLLETNERNERLIEGLLVLSESDRGLMSRTPLRLDRITEAVVDAHRKRAAEAGLTITTTLLPRVVLGEQVLLERLVTNLVQNSVKYNRTEGTIDVRVGAAPALTIVNTGDDIPPEEISALFEPFRRRSAARIDHSGGAGLGLAIARSITRAHDGTIAATSTGRDGLRVEVDFPAASA, from the coding sequence GTGAACATCGGCTCGCCGGCCCGGCGGATGCTGCTCGTCGGAATTTTCCTTCTGACGGCGGCGCAGATCCTGCCGTGGGTCGCGGAGCGGGTGCTCAGGCTGGCGTCGACGTTCATCCCGTCGCCGTGTGCCCTGCCGGTGAACGGCTCGCCCGGCGCCGACTCGTCGTACCTGTGCACGCAGTTCTTCCGGCATCCGAGCATCCCGACCACGCTGGTGCGCCTGTTGTTGCTCGCCGGGCTGGTGGCCTGCTGCGTCCCGCTGATCCGCTGGTGCCTGCGGCCGGTGCGCGACCTGGTGCCGCTGATCGCCGATGTCGGCCCGCAGAATCTCGGGCACCGCCTGCGGCCCGGCGCCGACGGCGACGACGTGGCCCGGCTCGGCCGCGCCATCGACGAGATGATGGACCGGATCGCGGTCGGCTACGAGGCGCAGCGCCGGTTCGCCGCGGACGCCTCGCACGAGCTGCGCACGCCCCTGGCCGTGCAGCGCACGCTGATCGAGGTCAGCATGGCGCACACCCTGACCGCCGAGCAGATGGCGCTGCTGACCGCGCAGCTGCTGGAGACCAACGAGCGCAACGAACGCCTGATCGAGGGCCTGCTCGTGCTCAGCGAGAGCGACCGCGGCCTGATGTCGCGGACGCCGCTGCGGCTCGACCGGATCACCGAGGCGGTCGTCGACGCGCATCGGAAACGCGCCGCCGAGGCGGGCCTCACCATCACCACGACGTTGCTGCCCCGGGTGGTTCTCGGCGAGCAGGTCCTGCTGGAACGCCTGGTCACGAACCTGGTGCAAAATTCCGTCAAATACAACAGAACAGAAGGAACCATCGACGTACGGGTCGGAGCGGCCCCCGCGCTGACCATCGTCAACACCGGCGACGACATCCCGCCGGAGGAAATTTCCGCCCTCTTCGAGCCGTTCCGCCGGCGCTCGGCCGCCCGCATCGACCACAGCGGCGGAGCGGGCCTGGGGCTGGCGATCGCCCGCTCGATCACCCGGGCACACGACGGCACGATCGCGGCGACGTCCACCGGCCGCGACGGCCTGCGCGTGGAGGTCGACTTCCCCGCCGCCTCCGCATAG
- a CDS encoding MFS transporter, which yields MIITEHRTRTLSPALVLTGLLLVAANLRAGITTVGPVLEQLRHDLGLSALTASALISLPLIAFAVVSPIAPGLARRIGLERALGSGLAVLAIGLVVRSLPGQPLLWIGTVLLGVAVAVVNVVLPALVKRDFPTRIGQVTGTYSAVQAVFAAIAAGLAVPIAGLTAAGWRVPMGMWAGLALIGLGVLAPQLRRRTELPPTHDDRTPEPAVVAPGRSPWRTALGWQVTAFMALQSTGYYVFITWLPSIENSAGISETAAGVHQLLLNGFGIAGSLACSRLIPRFRDQRLLGILAPAMFLIATAGILAAPHQAAIWTSLAGIAGGAAIVLALSFFGLRTAHHTQAAALSGMAQSIGYLVAAAGPIAVGALHDATGSWTPALITIIALEAILIAFGYLAGRNRLIG from the coding sequence ATGATCATCACTGAGCACCGGACCCGCACGCTGAGCCCCGCCCTGGTCCTGACCGGCCTGCTGCTGGTCGCGGCGAACCTGCGGGCCGGCATCACCACCGTCGGCCCGGTCCTCGAACAGTTGCGCCACGACCTGGGCCTGTCCGCACTGACCGCGTCCGCCCTGATCAGCCTGCCGCTGATCGCGTTCGCCGTGGTCTCCCCGATCGCGCCCGGCCTGGCCCGGCGCATCGGCCTGGAACGCGCGCTGGGCTCGGGCCTCGCGGTGCTCGCGATCGGGCTGGTCGTCCGGTCGCTGCCCGGGCAGCCGCTGCTGTGGATCGGCACCGTGCTGCTCGGCGTCGCCGTCGCGGTGGTGAACGTGGTGCTCCCGGCGCTGGTCAAGCGGGACTTCCCGACCCGGATCGGCCAGGTCACCGGGACGTATTCGGCCGTGCAGGCGGTCTTCGCCGCGATCGCCGCCGGCCTGGCCGTGCCGATCGCCGGGCTGACCGCGGCCGGTTGGCGGGTGCCGATGGGCATGTGGGCCGGCCTGGCCCTGATCGGGCTGGGTGTGCTCGCCCCGCAGTTGCGGCGGCGCACGGAGCTGCCACCCACCCACGACGACCGCACCCCGGAGCCGGCCGTCGTCGCGCCCGGGCGCAGCCCGTGGCGCACCGCGCTGGGCTGGCAGGTCACCGCCTTCATGGCCCTGCAGTCCACCGGCTACTACGTCTTCATCACCTGGCTGCCGTCGATCGAGAACTCGGCGGGCATCAGCGAGACCGCCGCGGGCGTGCATCAACTACTGCTCAACGGTTTCGGCATCGCCGGCAGCCTCGCCTGCTCCAGGCTGATCCCCCGGTTCCGCGACCAGCGCCTGCTGGGCATCCTCGCGCCGGCGATGTTCCTGATCGCGACCGCCGGCATCCTCGCCGCACCGCACCAGGCGGCGATCTGGACCAGCCTGGCGGGCATCGCCGGCGGCGCCGCCATCGTGCTGGCCCTGTCGTTCTTCGGCCTGCGCACCGCCCACCACACCCAGGCCGCGGCGCTGTCCGGAATGGCCCAGTCGATCGGCTACCTGGTCGCGGCCGCCGGCCCGATCGCCGTCGGCGCCCTCCACGACGCCACCGGCTCCTGGACTCCGGCCCTGATCACCATCATCGCCCTGGAGGCGATCCTGATCGCCTTCGGCTACCTCGCCGGCCGCAACCGCCTCATCGGCTGA